TCGACGGGGCCGTGCCGAAACCGAAGGGCTACAACCTGACCACCCTGCCCGACCCCCTCTATTGCGGGCGCATTTCCGACGGGCAAGGCTGGCGCATCCTGCAACCGTTCCAGGTCGGGCCGGCGGGCGAGTTTCGCGAGCTCGTGGTCTATCTG
This genomic window from Nitrospirota bacterium contains:
- a CDS encoding carboxypeptidase regulatory-like domain-containing protein; amino-acid sequence: MRYLIAAMIALMMGAGAPVWAYEEITVTDGGTLTGQVTLDGAVPKPKGYNLTTLPDPLYCGRISDGQGWRILQPFQVGPAGEFRELVVYL